In the genome of Candidatus Promineifilum breve, the window CAACTACGTGCCGCCGCTCATGGAAGCCCTGGGCCTGGCCGAGGTCGAACATGGCCCGCGCAACAACCGGATGCGAGCGGTGTAGGAAATGACGAATGACGAATGACGAATGACGAATGAAGAGCGCTTCCGACATTCGTCATTCGTCATTCGTCATTCGTCATTAAAAGCCGTTTCCTGGGCCAGCCCAATCAGTATTCCTTCCGGGCCGCGGATATAGCAGAGCCGATACGACTCCTCATACTGCATCACTTCACCGACGAGCTGCGCGCCGTGCGGGGCGAGCCGGGCCAGCGTCTCGTCGAGGTCGGCCACGGCGAACATGACCCGCAGGTAGCCGAGGGCGTTCACCGGGGCGTGGCGATGGTCGGCCACGACCGGCGGGCTGAGAAAGCGCGACAGTTCCAGCCGGCTGTGGCCGTCGGGCGTGACCATCATGGCGATTTCGACGCGCTGTGTGCCCAGCCCGGTGACGCGCCCGGCCCATTCGCCTTCGACCATGGCCCGCCCTTCGAGCCGCAGGCCCAGCGCGACGAAAAAAGCGACGGCCGCATCGAGCGATTCCACCACGATGCCGACGTTGTCCAGCCGCTTGAGGTTTGGTTTATCTGATTGCATTTGGTTTCCCCTACAGGTTCGGCAACTGCGCGACCTGATCGGCCGCCCGTTTCTGTTTACGTTGTCAGGTCTTAGGCCGCCGGAGAAATCACTATAAAACAAAAGGATGGCGATTTCAAGCGGCGCGGTGGTGTCGGCACAAATCAATACGGCGTAGGGGCTAGGCGGCGGCGATAGGTGTAGCTGGGAACAATGGGCCTCCTCTCGCCGCCGCCTCGCCCCTCTTCGCGCCGTCGTTGAACAAAAGAGGGTCAGGCAACCGGCAGAGGAGGCCGCCCGTTTCCCATCAACGTCTATCCCGGTTGCCAGACCCCTACCCCGTATGCCATTCGTAGCCCCATCAGCAACCATACCCGATAAAAACTATGTTATAATCACTTCATCGGCGGCCCCTCCAACCCGCCGCCAGGAGCCACCATCATGTCACGCCAGGCGTTCGCCCGTTCGCTGGTTCTGGGTCTGCTTCTGTTCGCGCTTGTCCCCGTTCTGGCCGCCGCGCCCTCGGCCGCGCCGCCGCCGCCGCGCGACCTCGACACGCTGGATACGGCCCCGCCGCCCGCGCCCCGTCTGGACCTGACGGGCGAGGCAATGCCGGTTCTGCCGTCCGGCCGGTCGGGAGCGTCGCCAGCATTCGACGATCCCGGCAACTGGTCGCGGGTCGCTTTTTGGGCCTACGTTGACGGCAACGTTGACCTGTACACGGCGATGCCAACCAACGCGCCGGCCTACCC includes:
- a CDS encoding VOC family protein is translated as MQSDKPNLKRLDNVGIVVESLDAAVAFFVALGLRLEGRAMVEGEWAGRVTGLGTQRVEIAMMVTPDGHSRLELSRFLSPPVVADHRHAPVNALGYLRVMFAVADLDETLARLAPHGAQLVGEVMQYEESYRLCYIRGPEGILIGLAQETAFNDE